GTCCGGCAGCCGGTAGAGGAGGTCGGTGTCCTCTTCGTCCGTGATGTCGAGCCGGGAGCCGATCGCCAGGCGCAGGTCGTTGAGGGCGCCGAGCCACTGCCGGGACTCTCCGTCCGACAGCTTGAGGACCGCCCCGCCCTCGTCGACCGGGCGCAGCGCGTCCAGGGAGCGGATCACCGCGAGGGCGTTCTCACGCTTCCCGGCGCGCAGGTCGTTCTCGGTGTAGCGGCGGAACTCGGCGGAGTACGCCTTCTGCTCCGCGGCCTCCTCGGTCTGCGGCGTGCCCTCCGGGTCGCTGTAGGCGTCCGGGAAGAGCCGCTTGAGGACCGGGTCGGCGGGCGGTTCGCTCGGGCCCTCGGCGAACAGCTCGGCCAGCGGGTCCTCAGGGCCGTCCTCGCCGGGACCGGGGCCGATGAGTTCCAGGAGCTGGACGGCCAGCGACCGGATGATGGAGATCTCGACGTCGTCGAGTGCGACGGCCGCGCCGCCGCCGGGGAGCGGTTCGAATTGACCTGGCATGAAGTGAGTTCGCTACTTCCGGTCCTGCGAGCGGGTTCGGATTACTTCCGGTCCTGCCTACGAGTTCGGGTCATTTCCGGTCGTGCTGGAGGGTGGCCCACAGACCGTAGCCGTGCATCGCCTGCACGTCGCGCTCCATCTCCTCGCGGGTCCCGCTGGAGACGACCGCCCGGCCCTTGTGGTGGACGTCGAGCATGAGCTTGGTGGCCTTGTCCTTCGAGTAGCCGAAGTACGTCTGGAAGACATAGGTCACATAGCTCATGAGGTTGACCGGGTCGTTGTGCACGATCGTGACCCAGGGGACGTCCGGCTCGGGTACGGCGAAGACCTCCTCCGCCGACTGGGGGCGTTCGATCTCTACGGGCGCGGGTGACGTCACATGGCCCATGCTGCCACCGGAGGGGGGTGGTCGCACAAATGCGCACCGCGATCGACCCCGATCGACCCCAAATCGTCAGACTGACGAGATGGGGGGTATCATCCTTAGTCATGAACACAGCGGACCTTGGGCTGCCGGTGGATGTTCCCTCGACGGCGCTCTTCACGGACCAGTACGAGCTGACGATGCTGCAGGCC
This genomic window from Streptomyces sp. DG2A-72 contains:
- a CDS encoding DUF2017 domain-containing protein: MPGQFEPLPGGGAAVALDDVEISIIRSLAVQLLELIGPGPGEDGPEDPLAELFAEGPSEPPADPVLKRLFPDAYSDPEGTPQTEEAAEQKAYSAEFRRYTENDLRAGKRENALAVIRSLDALRPVDEGGAVLKLSDGESRQWLGALNDLRLAIGSRLDITDEEDTDLLYRLPDEDPRKPMVMAYLWLGGLQETLVSTLMP
- the clpS gene encoding ATP-dependent Clp protease adapter ClpS translates to MGHVTSPAPVEIERPQSAEEVFAVPEPDVPWVTIVHNDPVNLMSYVTYVFQTYFGYSKDKATKLMLDVHHKGRAVVSSGTREEMERDVQAMHGYGLWATLQHDRK